The proteins below come from a single Corylus avellana chromosome ca3, CavTom2PMs-1.0 genomic window:
- the LOC132176582 gene encoding uncharacterized protein LOC132176582, whose translation MRVREIQVADNSLVINELDDVYDSVTGRALTGSWVWGSALVLSEWMATQGRFLFHFQDKTVLELGAGAGLPGLTTALLGASRVVLTDIAPLLPALVKNVEANGLQDRVEVRELVWGSDEFPSRPGELGEFDLVLMSDVFYDAEEMAALAKTLKRVCGKETVVWAAYEVRPWTAECLSVLTSHGFRIVELPNRLGR comes from the coding sequence ATGAGAGTCAGGGAAATCCAAGTCGCAGACAATTCCCTTGTAATCAACGAACTCGATGACGTGTACGACTCTGTCACGGGCCGGGCACTCACCGGGTCATGGGTATGGGGCTCCGCACTCGTCTTGTCCGAGTGGATGGCCACTCAGGGCCGATTCCTTTTCCACTTTCAGGACAAGACCGTCCTCGAGCTCGGCGCCGGCGCGGGTCTCCCCGGCTTGACGACGGCTCTGCTCGGCGCGAGCCGAGTCGTGCTCACCGACATTGCGCCGCTCCTCCCTGCGCTGGTGAAGAACGTGGAAGCTAACGGACTCCAGGACCGAGTCGAAGTGAGAGAACTGGTCTGGGGATCGGACGAGTTTCCGAGTCGACCCGGAGAGTTGGGCGAATTCGACTTGGTTTTGATGTCCGACGTGTTCTACGACGCCGAGGAGATGGCAGCGCTGGCGAAGACGCTGAAAAGAGTGTGTGGGAAAGAGACCGTTGTTTGGGCGGCGTACGAGGTTCGTCCATGGACTGCTGAGTGCCTCAGCGTGTTGACGAGTCACGGTTTTAGAATCGTTGAGTTGCCGAATCGACTTGGTCGATAA